A single window of Acanthopagrus latus isolate v.2019 chromosome 1, fAcaLat1.1, whole genome shotgun sequence DNA harbors:
- the asah1b gene encoding N-acylsphingosine amidohydrolase (acid ceramidase) 1b: protein MGHCVLLTLAALFTVASTQFIPPYTEDCRAQMYPPNGPTFKGGVSWYTVDLELPPSKRWSAVITDKKTELVNMVQAIRDLANAFVPSGKLIELVDITLPLMVDTLPSPFGEEIKGIAAVSGIPLGEVVLFNIFYEVFTVCTSVVAEDDKGNLFHGRNLDFGLFMGWDVKNKSWIISEKLKPLVVNLDFKKNNQTVFKSTNFAGYVGMLTGIKPHMFTLTMNERFSLDGGYIGILEWILGKRDGMWMSFLTRSVLENANSYEEAKIRLAQTKLLAPAYFILGGNQTGQGCIITRSRLLSLDILEIDLKLDRWYVLETNYDHWKEPLFLDDRRTPAKKCMNQTSQKNISLKTMYDVLSTKPVLNKLTTYTTLMQVSEGTLESYIRDCPNPCMPW, encoded by the exons ATGGGTCACTGTGTTCTTCTCACTTTAGCGGCTTTGTTCACCGTCGCATCCACACAGTTCATCCCACCG tatactGAAGACTGTCGAGCACAAATGTATCCACCAAACGGTCCTAC GTTCAAGGGAGGAGTCAGCTGGTACACGGTGGACCTCGAATTGCCGCCCAGCAAGAGATGGTCAGCTGTGATTACTGACAAGAAAACAGAA CTGGTCAACATGGTTCAGGCCATCAGAGACTTGGCCAACGCGTTTGTGCCCAGTGGGAAGCTGATCGAGCTCGTCGACATCACGCTG CCTCTCATGGTGGACACTCTCCCAAGCCCTTTTGGTGAGGAAATCAAAGGAATTGCAGCTGTTTCAGGAATTCCTCTcg GTGAAGTCGTTTTGTTCAACATCTTCTACGAGGTGTTCACTGTGTGCACGTCAGTTGTTGCAGAAGACGATAAGG GTAACCTTTTTCATGGTAGAaatttggattttggattattcaTGGG CTGGGATGTGAAAAACAAGTCGTGGATCATTAGTGAGAAGCTGAAGCCTCTGGTGGTCAACCTCGACTTCAAGAAAAATAACCAGACCGTCTTCAAGTCTACAAACTTCGCTGGATATGTTGGCATGCTGACTGGCATCAAACCT CACATGTTCACTCTGACGATGAACGAACGCTTCAGTCTGGACGGAGGATACATCG GAATCCTGGAGTGGATCTTGGGAAAGAGAGACGGCATGTGGATGAGCTTTCTCACCCGCTCTGTCCTAGAAAATGCAAACAG CTACGAGGAGGCCAAAATCCGCCTGGCTCAGACCAAGCTGCTGGCTCCGGCCTACTTCATCCTCGGAGGAAACCAGACGGGCCAGGGCTGCATCATCACCAGGTCCAGGCTGCTCAGTCTTGATATCTTGGA GATTGACCTGAAGCTGGACCGCTGGTACGTCCTGGAGACAAACTACGATCACTGGAAGGAGCCTTTGTTCCTGGATGATCGCAGAACTCCTGCCAAGAAGTGTATGAACCAGACTTCACAGAAA aacaTCTCACTGAAGACCATGTACGACGTGCTCTCAACCAAACCGGTTCTCAACAAG TTGACGACATACACAACGTTGATGCAAGTGTCTGAGGGAACCCTGGAGTCGTACATCCGCGACTGCCCGAACCCCTGCATGCCTTGGTAG